attctttttcttttttattaagcctaaaattcttttttgtaaagacaactcaattttttttgaaattattaaaaaaaattcaaaacgtGTCTATGGAGTATCCGACGCCGTGTCCTCCAACTTTCGGGGCATGTCCATGTCCGACACTGCGCTGAGTAATTTTTAGAGTCTCCGTGcataataaatagtaaatataaGAGTAACTTATATTCAGATCCCCAAAATTAGGTCtaaatacacaaattcttcacaccttttataataaatgataaatacaCCTCCTACTtatagataaaatttttacaactACATCCCTCGAATCAATTTACATTGACACCCTTTTCCagaaaaagtatttgtaactTTTGCGAAGAATATaaagtgtttgtgtaattaaacatgcaattttttcccCCCAAATACAATAACATTAATATTGAGTTGTTGTGgtgtcaattttaaattttccattttgttAGTAGAATTCTAAGGAGTTGATTGAATGGAGGGATGAGTGTTAATTGGTTTCATGCAAAGTCAGCAACAAACTTACCAACTTGAAAGCAATTTCATCCCTTTCTTGTTCAACTGTGTTTGATGTGTTTCTCATCaaatcatctttatttttctttcattcaaAGTCACTTAAATGCTTTCTTAATCCCtaattattttggatttttgacTTTGGGGGAATTGAAATGATGTTTATGCactaataaatcattttttttttctttttcaattgtcacgaaaaaaattgaaaaaaaaaacaaaaataaattttattcataaattacGTTCTCATTTCTAAAATATCTTGTTTTgaagttaataaattttaattttttttaaacaatgttaaagaaaaattgtgaaGACCCTATATCtgatttaaatgtatttattacaattttaaattgtttcatagtttactataataattattttttaaaaatatcacgATTCATACACTTGCTTGATTCCCTAAGTCTTTTAAAAAGTTTGGTTGAAACCCATcttaatatgtataaatttcaagaacaagaatcaATGAAAAACCACAACAACATGCAATGTAAATTAGAAAGAACATAAATAGTGAGAACTATTAGTTTTCgaggaaattaaaaagaaaaatcagagTTGATCTATAATGCCTTAGTCTAGTAGTTAAGATGCGAtgttttatgaataaattcgACGCCATGTGTTCGAGTCACCATCAGACGTGTGAGTATTCGTCCCATTTAATATGAATCtattgttaaaaaatcaatatatttctcaatttattgatattgatataaaatgTCATTGTtgccttaaaaaaaaaagagagagacaaTAAAACATAGAGTAAATTGCAAGAGGCTTCCCGAAATTTtccataattacaaataccctttattgtttgaaaaattataaatatcctacAATTAGACAAATGTCAGAGGAGCCCTTGCTATTTACCCTGAAAAATAAGAgtagattaattaaaaaggTTGACTTTGTATGATGAGAGGCAGGCTACCTACTTGTAGTTTAGTTATAGTTATGTAACTTGTGGTTATGGGATTCTCCAAACTGAACTGTGATGTTGCAAGACCAAATCCAAAACCAGAATCGGATCAAGTCTACAACCAtcttctttaattattaataattctcaCCTAAGCAATCAAACAAACACTTTGAGGGCGACATTCAGTTACGTCCATTGTCATCAAACCTCATCCTTCTGGGATTTCTGTCCacatttcatcaattttttgataaaatataataaacttttGATCCTCCTCGGACAACTGTTTCACACTCTGACATATATTTGTTCTTAGATTCTCTTAGGATGGAGGGTGTGAAATAATCAGTTCATGTATTTCCTGAGTACTATATGGTCACTTTTTAGTGAAATTAAATGTCAAGAAATAATTGAATCTTTGTTTTCCAATGAATGTATTATctatacttttaattaaaagaaatatgatttttttaatgatggTCAAAGGTACAAAATCTTGCCGAATATACTTAATAATAGTTGCGCAAACGACGTTGGTTTTGTTGGTTATGTTAAACCATTtatccataaataaaaatcatggtaaatgatttgattttagtCAAAGtcatgtatatattgattaatcacggtcaatttttaatttttcacactAGTTTCATTcgattatgataaataatattgatttgcCACAAATTTTAAACCATAATCACTTATAACATAgggtattaataattcattcttTTCTAGTGTTGATATACACAAATTAAGTCCAAAGATACAAACACCCTATTGCCCTTTTCAATATTACAGGTACACCCCTTGAGTGGTGTTAGTGCAATGCAACAAGGGGATGCTTGTGTAAATTTTTACCACTCAACGGGGATGTGGTTGTGAACAACTAGAATTTCAAAGGATGTATCtccaattttataaaagaaatgtggtatttttgtgtatataaaCATAACATCAGGGAATATCAATGTGATTATTCCAAAATATGAATGTTTGATGATAATCCAATGAGGTCAAAATCTTGCTTTGGAGgttaaacaaacaaattatgttGACTTTTGAGgttaatttttctcaaacacGAGTTGAAGTAATGTTGAATAACTTGTGTGCTAATGTGAAATAAAGTGGGAAAATTGTGACAAGAATTCCTATTTGGGTGGGAAAAGTGGGTATGAGGAATGAAATACAAGTACAAGTGCATGGGCAACAAGTTTCATCACCTAGAAAGTTTCACAAAAGAACAAGaccatttttttgtaataattaatacaacaaaatcttaaataataagtctCTGTTAAAAAACCAACCTCAAGAAAATGACTTATGAATCAAGCATAAACGAATATTTTTCCTGATCTTGATCAGCCAGTGGGTGCAACAACTGATACTTAGGGTTGAACTAAATTCTGCCCTCTAATCTGACTATCATAACCTAATCTGCCAACCTCAAGAATGAAGAACCCCCTCTCCCTCCAGTTCTTGTGTATATAAAGGACACCATCACTCCCATTCTCTCACCAGCAAACACcgttttttccttcaaattttagcACCTGTAACATCACATTCCACCGAAAATTGCCACACGACTGGAGTGGAAATGGAGGCTTACAGGAATAACAGCAATAccttttgttcctttttcGTGTTCTTCGGCCTCTTGGTTCTCTTTGTGAGCACAATGCCAATAACAGATGCAAAAGTTCACTACCATGATTTTGTCGTATGTCACTTGCCTTGCCTTCATACTTGTTAGCTTCTTGGTTTGCATGGGACATAGATATATGAATTGAGCTACTCTTGTGAAACAGGTGCAAGCGACGCCAGTGAAGAGGCTGTGCAGAACCCGCAGTACTATTACAGTGAATGGGATGTATCCAGGACCAACATTGGAAGTGAACAATGGAGACACTCTAGTGGTCAACGTTGTAAACAGAGCTCGTTATAATGTTACTATTCACTGGTAAATTCTGAACCTGCACGAATACATAATACAAGCAATATTTTATCAGTATGTAATATAGAATATTAGATGCTTATATACTTCTTGACTTTTCGGCTGACTATTAATTCCATGTTACACCAATCATAGGCATGGAGTTAGGCAGATAAGAACTGGATGGTCTGATGGGCCAGAATTTGTGACTCAATGCCCCATCAGACCAGGAGGGAGTTACACTTACCGGTTTACCATCCAAGGACAAGAAGGTACACTTTGGTGGCATGCTCACAGTTCATGGCTCAGAGCCACTGTCTATGGAGCTTTGATCATTCGCCCTAAAGAAGGAGATTCATATCCCTTCCCAAAGCCAAAGCGTGAAACTGCCCTTCTTCTTGGTAACTAATGGCCCTTCATCTATAATGTACAACTCGAGTAGCATAAGAAAAATTGGCTCATCCCCATTGTCCTTTAGAGTTCATTTACTAATACTAATCTTTCTTTCATTATATTCTGAATTGAGAGTTAACTGATGTTGATGGTGCTCAGGTGAATGGTGGAATGCGGATCCCATTGATGTTGTGAGACAAGCCACAAGAACAGGAGCGGCTCCTAATGTTTCCGATGCTTACACAATCAATGGTCAACCTGGTGATCTTTACAATTGCTCTAGCAGAGGTTGGTTTCTGAATCTTTGCTGGTCCAGCTCCATGTAACTCCTTAACACCAAATTAATTGGCTGAGGGTTCAGATTTATTCGAGGTTCTTTCAATTGAAATTTGTCAATAAAAGCCAAATACTGAATATGCAATTGTAAAGACACTTACTAAACATAGATAgccataaaaacaaaaatgccAATGAGTAGGTGGAAGCAGCAATGCAGCACATATGCATCAAAGTTATTCTTGCGTAAATAAGAATAGGTCACCTGACAAAAGAAAAGTATAGAAACTTGAAATCAATAAACACATCATAGTCAAATTGGtcaaaagaaatgtaaaagGAAATAATAGACATCATTTACCTGTGTCATATGGGAAACATGACTAATATGCCATCATACACTGACTTAGCTGGGAAATAACATTTTGGTCATCATCCTAATGCAGACACAATAATAGTTCCAGTGGACTCCGGAGAGACAAATCTTCTCAGGGTTGTCAATTCTGCACTCAATCAACAACTTTTCTTCAAGGTTGCTAATCACAAGCTGACAGTGGTTGGAGCTGATGCCTCTTATGTTAAACCCTTCACCACCTCGGTGCTCATGCTTGGACCAGGCCAGACCACTGATATCCTAATCACAGCCGACCAACCACCAGCCAGATACTACATCGCAGCACGTGCCTATGCTAGCGCTCAAGGTGCACCATTTGATAATACCACAACCACAGCGATTCTTGAATATAAATCTGCCCCCTGCCCCGCCAAAGGTGCTACTATCAAGCCAGTTATGCCAACTATGCCGGCATTTAATGACACAGCCACTGCCACCTCCTTCACAACCAGCTTCAGAAGTCCAAGACAAGTGCCTGTGCCGACTAACATCGATCATAATCTGTTCTTCACAGTTGGACTAGGACTCAACAACTGTCCCCCTGGTGCCAGTCGTAGTAGCTGTCAGGGTCCAAATGGGACTCGATTTACTGCCAGCATGAACAATGTATCGTTTGTGCTTCCGTCCAATTTTTCCTTACTTCAAGCACATCAACAAGGTATACCTGGAGTCTTCACGAGGGATTTTCCAGCAAATCCCCCagtaaaatttgattatactGGAAACGTGAGCCGCACACTATGGCAACCTGTTCCAGGGACTAAGTTGTACCCATTAAAATATGGGGAAACAGTTCAGGTGGTGTTGCAGGGAACAAGTATCTTCACGGCTGAGAACCACCCAATTCATCTTCATGGTTACGACTTCTATATAATTGCTGAAGGCTTTGGAAATTTCAACCCAAGTACAGATACAGCCAAATTTAATCTCGTAGATCCTCCTCTACGAAATACAGCAAGTGTTCCTGTTGGTGGATGGACGGTGATCAGATTTGTTGCTGATAACCCAGGTTAGTGCAGGATATAAACAAATCTATATGCACTTTTAGTTTCTATTTTCTGTTCCATGTTTGTCTCATTGAAAACCCTAATGGATATGTTTAACTACAAACAGGGGTCTGGCTGATGCACTGTCACTTGGATGTCCACATCGGCTGGGGCTTGGCAACTGCTTTCCTGGTAGAAAATGGTGTTGGTGAGCTACAAACATTAGAGGCTCCTCCTGCAGACCTTCCCCTTTGCTAGTTGAAGCAACAGAAGATTTTACAGCAAATTCTGGTGTCCTGCAAGAAGGGAAACCAATATTTTTTCGGTCATAGCATATGAGCTCTATTGTTGTTTCCCCACATTCGGGGgccagttttcttttttttttattattgtttacaTGGTCACGTAGGACCAAATCAGGAAAGATGGTGTAACATTCGCCAAAATACACCATCTTTTAACCCCCACATGTTATTTGATTGCAGTTGTATTGTTTTCCCTGAAATCGTGTTTAGAATTTCTGTCATTTTATGCTCCAGTGATATTTCGACTCGGTTTAATATGAGATTTCTTAGTGCCTGTTTTCACTTGTATGAGCAACTGAAAACATAGTAAAGAACAAGCTTTGGCACATAGcattttgtgaatttattcAAAGGAAAAGCAATGTCATGGTTGGATGagattatcaagaaaataactaaatgTTAAGCCAGtagaaatcataaaataagttGTCACATAAGCAATATGCTGAAAGGTGAGGTTATAAAAACAACATGAACTGAGTTGTCCACAGAAATGTTCGACACAAGGTACTCATAGTTATCTCAAAAGAACATGTGATCTTAACTGAACTAGCAGAACCCAGCTGATCAATCTCAAGCAAGAAGTCCTCAGAATCTTTCAATCAGTTAGATCAGCTTTTTCCATTCATCAAGTAGGTAACTCCATATTTACTAACATAACGACagcaattttctaaaattttcaagcctaataattgaaatttctaCAAAAAGGTAATTTCAGTTTAACTGCTCGAATACTAGACTCATGTTATCAAATATAAAGATGAAAAACACACGTTAAGACCAAAAGTATAGTCCATGATCTCACAATGTTCCAATACCCAGTTCAACTATTTACTTAAAACATAAgtaaaaagaatcaaaaccATGTAGGATCTCTGCGGTTCGCCTCAAATCTGTCTATATCAAAGTGGGAAAACATGATACTAAACATCCTTTCTACCTAATTTACTCCACAAGAAGCTGATCATTCTCAGGGCTAAGAAGACTAGCTTATTGGCTAAGAATTACACTCACGACAAATTCATGAAGACGCTAGAAAAGAacatgaaaaatcatattttagcTAATCAACGcattttactaataaattcaCTCAATCCACCAATTGATTactacataaaaaaaacaccCTTTTACGTCCAGTTTCAGCTTCTTCGCAGTGCGCTACCCCTTGAGTAGCTTATTCACAATTAGCtcataaaaacaagaaagaggAAAGAGGAAACACCTTTGTTAATCAACTACTACTGAGTCAATGCAGGTGTACCAGCATGAAATCGAACAAGTAAAAACACTTGCGGAAACTTCCACTACTCATTCctaaaagaagaataaaatcaTACCTCCAAATCAATCAAATTGACTAAAACTATACTTTTAGCATGAATTAGATAAATCGCCCAACAGAAGTAAGCAAGCAACCCGCATTGTTACAGGATTCCCGGATGCCGAAATTTTGCTCCAATCATTATCGATTTTGGGGAAAAGGGGttttggatttggatttgaatgATTTGGGAAATTCGAGTGGGTTTGGGCCTCCAGAGATTACCTTTCTAGTATTGTATTAGAAGGTCCATAACAATGAAGCCCAAGTCCTTCTAGGATTTGGGTCCAAGTTAATAGTCATTACCCagtaatttacaataaataattattacattgtaaaaatagacaaacactcacataaaatagaataaatacatacacattcGGTAGAActcaaactcataatttcGAACTTGTTCATGGGACCTTAATCTTAACTTAACAACTAAGCTAAGACTTCATTGATaaagctttttcttttttgaaacttgaattaaagactaaaaattttaactcaaaatGGGTCTGGACATACCTGAATAaatcatatgataagtataatatatttgtcatataattggtatacaatacaaaaaagtataacttattgcaagtcaactGTAATTGCACGTGCTATGCGAACGATTTGATTCAGCCAgacttaatttgaataaatatttccACTCAAAGCGGTTGTGATTGCTTATGTTTTTACCTCATCTCATCtcaatgagaaaaaatgaaatggaatCAATTTGGTTGGgattaaatatcatttttttctttaagtatGTGACAAGAcgtaagataaaaatataatgataatagtTGATGTGATGTGTAAAAactgttaaataaaaaaataataataattataagtgaTATGATatgtttttgttgaaattagtGAAATACATTTGAGATCATTTTCCATTCGAATGAGAAAATTATCCCACAACCAAACACCATGACTTGATCGGATGGAATGGGATGAGAAATATCTGTGAGGTTACCTTCTCATCTCTTATATAACAACCTCTAATAaggtttgatataatcaaaaatacttctttattatttaaaaattataaatattttccaaatatttgatgaaattatttaattctaagATAGAagtataaaattgtcaactttgcacttattgtattttgtttttaaatttgtaaaaataaatcgaagaggatggatgaaaaaattttaaaattataaaaaaaattatccacatagtccataaaaaaataaaaaaaataaaaaaaataaaaattcttaatcacaagggcattttggtagttcatcacaaaaaatagataaaaacttAAAGGATTGAGATAATTGTTAGACGGTCGTTAAAATCAAGGGAGAATAGATAATCTTTCAAACAACGaaaggatatttataattatgccaaactcCAACCcttaattgaattataaatttattaatcatttatatCATACCTAATTTAGCGTGCAGGATTGAGTTGAATATCCAACCCAATCTTACATAGTCCTTTGTCTACCTTcaagaaattacatttcaagaaaaaaaaataaaaaaagaaagaaatagaaaaaaacagATAATTGTCATATCATACTTATCGTAAAGGTATAATTGccatatttcaaaattagtaTGACTGAAGaggatatttatttatat
This region of Sesamum indicum cultivar Zhongzhi No. 13 linkage group LG4, S_indicum_v1.0, whole genome shotgun sequence genomic DNA includes:
- the LOC105160846 gene encoding laccase-12 → MEAYRNNSNTFCSFFVFFGLLVLFVSTMPITDAKVHYHDFVVQATPVKRLCRTRSTITVNGMYPGPTLEVNNGDTLVVNVVNRARYNVTIHWHGVRQIRTGWSDGPEFVTQCPIRPGGSYTYRFTIQGQEGTLWWHAHSSWLRATVYGALIIRPKEGDSYPFPKPKRETALLLGEWWNADPIDVVRQATRTGAAPNVSDAYTINGQPGDLYNCSSRDTIIVPVDSGETNLLRVVNSALNQQLFFKVANHKLTVVGADASYVKPFTTSVLMLGPGQTTDILITADQPPARYYIAARAYASAQGAPFDNTTTTAILEYKSAPCPAKGATIKPVMPTMPAFNDTATATSFTTSFRSPRQVPVPTNIDHNLFFTVGLGLNNCPPGASRSSCQGPNGTRFTASMNNVSFVLPSNFSLLQAHQQGIPGVFTRDFPANPPVKFDYTGNVSRTLWQPVPGTKLYPLKYGETVQVVLQGTSIFTAENHPIHLHGYDFYIIAEGFGNFNPSTDTAKFNLVDPPLRNTASVPVGGWTVIRFVADNPGVWLMHCHLDVHIGWGLATAFLVENGVGELQTLEAPPADLPLC